From the genome of Fundulus heteroclitus isolate FHET01 chromosome 9, MU-UCD_Fhet_4.1, whole genome shotgun sequence, one region includes:
- the cilp2 gene encoding cartilage intermediate layer protein 1, producing the protein MLELTKLLLLLSFLASVALGQGFLRTRNPSDRSKRIFNTFVDSQTTGVTEWTSWFNIDHPGGNGDYERLEAIRFYYRERVCARPTAMEARTTDWVAAADTGEIVHSSLEKGFWCINKEQQHGRICSNYHVRFQCPPVQSYWTDWSEWGPCSTTVCNDVGVQVRQRKCVSAQPMPLLFVPACIGHHAERRECSTPPCTAKWSPWGPWGSCSVTCGGGRRTRRRTCVRTSETVQCAGRPAEVQKCGKSPCQAKCQLKCAEGHPSEDCSVCMCAGHVLFGDIQTVTGVPVAGASVALSSHPKVIRTLTDKKGQFTLSGVCSSSSTLITINKEKFVPVVVSTSSNTTGISWLRAVLRSAEKPYIVKHPEDKVRYEGGRVLLCCAATGSPAPDKYYWYHNGTLLDRNVYKYGEDLVLRDLKLEQSGEYYCKTSNPVGSIKSSPAHLTVIAKESPACNSSPEMHLVRLPMDCVQPGTHSKYYNAGRCPHNKCPGSLDFDMRCRDGAGFCCGVQEMESRIIDCGTYKLPIRAVIQCSCQKCVQPTLLVRGRVVAADNDEPLRFGHIYIGKDRVGTTGYQGGFTLQIAPDTQRLVVNFVDPTQTFIDTPKVFIFDKKGGSIYHNVKVMRKQTPVDINSSETNFIDLGEIKGEDPIGQLVIPPHSFHKDNGEVYEGTVKASVTFIDPRNITTAAATPGDLNFVDEEGDMLPLRTYGMFSVDFRDDTSKEVLGAGAVQVLLDTQHVKMQEHIPKMKLWSLNPDTGVWEEESDFSYSTTTAGGHGRSKREERTFLIGNMEIRERRLFNLDVPENRRCYVKVRAYMSDKFLPTEQLEGVVISLINLEPKPGYSSNPRAWGRFDSVLTGPNGACLPAFCDAMRPDAYTAYVTAMLGGEELEAAPSSPKMNPNIIGVSQPYLDKLDYQRSDHEDPALKKTAFRINLAKPNQNNLDETNGPIYPYQNLLSCENAPFDANHFRFFRVEKDKYEYNVVPFEENDLTTWTGDYLSWWPNPQEFRACFIKVKIHGQKEVMVRSRNLGGTHPETRGKLYGIRDIRSTRDMREANTSAACLEFKCSGMLFDQAEVDRSLISVIPQGNCRKIGINGLLQEYLIKHPPVAQNNESHAFTMLAPVDPLGHNYGIYTVTDQNPRVAKEIAIGRCFDGTSDGFSREMKSDFGVALTFSCPERKINRESLFQRLQTNPGQTLSQMARDMREMEGLQGQRSSTQVVAFPAEQRGRTQSRRASSANRRRASMRAQQRQ; encoded by the exons GATTTTTAAGGACCAGGAACCCATCAGACAGGAGCAAAAGGATCTTCAATACATTTGTTGACTCACAGACAACAG GTGTGACGGAGTGGACATCTTGGTTCAACATCGACCATCCTGGTGGAAATGGGGACTACGAGCGCCTGGAAGCGATTCGTTTCTACTACAGAGAGAGAGTTTGTGCCCGGCCTACAGCTATGGAAGCCCGCACTACGGACTGGGTAGCAGCTGCAGACACCGGTGAAATAGTCCACTCCAGTTTGGAGAAGGGCTTCTGGTGCATCAACAAAGAACAACAGCACGGTCGAATCTGTTCCAACTATCATGTTCGCTTTCAGTGTCCTCCAG TGCAGAGCTACTGGACTGACTGGAGTGAGTGGGGTCCCTGCTCAACCACAGTTTGTAATGATGTGGGAGTCCAGGTTCGGCAGAGAAAATGTGTGAGCGCTCAGCCCATGCCTCTTCTGTTCGTACCAGCGTGTATAGGACATCATGCAGAAAGGAGGGAGTGCTCCACTCCACCATGCACAG CCAAGTGGAGCCCCTGGGGGCCCTGGGGGAGTTGTTCAGTAACGTGTGGTGGAGGTCGCAGGACAAGGAGACGAACTTGTGTGAGGACTTCAGAGACGGTGCAGTGTGCAGGAAGACCTGCTGAGGTCCAGAAGTGTGGAAAAAGTCCATGTCAAG CCAAATGCCAGCTCAAGTGCGCAGAAGGCCATCCCAGTGAGGACTGCAGCGTTTGTATGTGTGCGGGCCATGTGCTGTTCGGagacatccaaactgtgactgGAGTCCCTGTGGCAGGGGCCAGTGTGGCTCTGAGCAGCCACCCCAAAGTGATCCGCACTCTGACGGACAAGAAAGGGCAGTTCACACTCTCGGGAGTCTGCTCCTCCAGCTCGACTTTGATTACCATCAATAAAGAGAAGTTTGTACCGGTTGTCGTCTCTACTTCCAGTAACACTACAGGGATTTCCTGGCTACGGGCTGTCCTCAGATCAGCTG AAAAGCCCTACATCGTGAAGCACCCAGAGGACAAAGTGCGCTATGAGGGAGGACGGGTGCTGTTGTGCTGTGCAGCTACAGGATCACCAGCTCCTGACAAATACTACTG GTATCACAATGGGACACTGCTGGATAGGAACGTGTACAAGTATGGAGAAGACCTTGTACTGCGAGACCTAAAGCTAGAGCAGTCTGGGGAGTACTACTGCAAAACCAGCAACCCTGTAGGCAGCATCAAGTCATCCCCAGCTCACCTTACTGTGATTG CTAAAGAATCACCAGCATGCAACTCCTCACCTGAAATGCACCTCGTCAGATTACCAATGGACTGCGTTCAACCTGGAACTCACTCCAAGTACTACAATGCTGGTCGATGCCCTCACAACAAATGCCCGGGATCCCTCGACTTTGACATGCGCTGCAGAGATGGTGCTGGATTCTGCTGTGGTGTTCAGGAAATGGAGAGTCGAATCATTGACTGTGGTACCTATAAACTCCCTATACGAGCTGTGATACAGTGCAGTTGTCAGAAGTGCGTGCAACCCACTCTTCTGGTCCGTGGCAGGGTGGTGGCAGCTGACAATGATGAGCCTCTGCGTTTTGGGCATATTTATATCGGTAAAGATAGAGTAGGCACAACCGGATATCAGGGGGGGTTTACATTGCAAATTGCTCCAGATACACAAAGATTGGTTGTAAATTTTGTCGACCCTACTCAAACATTTATTGACACTCCAAAGGTGTTCATTTTTGACAAGAAAGGTGGCTCCATCTATCATAACGTGAAGGTCATGAGAAAGCAGACACCAGTTGATATCAATTCAAGTGAGACCAATTTTATTGACCTTGGGGAAATTAAAGGGGAAGATCCAATCGGGCAACTGGTCATTCCACCCCACTCCTTCCATAAAGACAATGGAGAAGTCTATGAGGGGACAGTGAAAGCCAGTGTCACATTCATAGATCCGAGAAACATTACAACGGCAGCAGCAACCCCTGGTGATCTCAACTTTGTGGATGAAGAGGGTGACATGCTCCCATTAAGGACCTATGGCATGTTTTCAGTTGACTTCAGAGATGACACAAGTAAGGAGGTTCTTGGAGCTGGAGCAGTCCAAGTGCTCCTTGACACGCAGCATGTTAAAATGCAAGAGCACATTCCCAAAATGAAGCTTTGGTCTTTAAACCCAGACACTGGTGTCTGGGAGGAGGAAAGTGATTTCTCCTATAGCACAACTACTGCTGGTGGTCATGGACGAAGTAAGCGCGAGGAGCGCACCTTTCTAATAGGCAACATGGAGATAAGAGAACGTAGGCTCTTCAATTTAGATGTGCCCGAAAACAGGCGCTGTTATGTTAAAGTGCGTGCCTACATGAGCGATAAGTTTCTTCCTACTGAGCAACTGGAGGGAGTTGTCATCAGTTTGATAAACTTGGAGCCCAAACCTGGTTATTCATCTAATCCCAGGGCATGGGGTCGGTTTGACAGTGTCTTAACTGGGCCCAACggtgcctgcctgcctgctttTTGTGATGCTATGAGGCCGGATGCTTACACCGCTTATGTGACAGCAATGCTAGGtggggaggagctggaggctgctccatcttcccccaAGATGAATCCAAACATCATTGGAGTGTCTCAACCATATCTAGATAAATTAGACTACCAGCGTTCTGATCACGAGGACCCAGCTCTGAAGAAAACTGCATTCAGAATTAATTTGGCAAAGCCTAACCAAAACAACCTCGATGAGACCAACGGGCCGATATACCCGTACCAGAATTTGTTATCTTGTGAAAATGCTCCTTTTGATGCAAATCATTTCAGGTTTTTCAGAGTGGAAAAAGACAAGTATGAATACAACGTTGTTCCTTTTGAGGAGAATGACTTGACGACCTGGACAGGAGACTACCTCTCCTGGTGGCCTAACCCCCAGGAGTTCAGAGCATGCTTCATCAAAGTCAAGATTCACGGCCAGAAAGAAGTGATGGTCCGGTCAAGGAATCTAGGAGGAACACATCCAGAGACGAGGGGCAAACTTTATGGCATTAGAGACATTCGCAGTACTCGTGACATGCGAGAAGCTAACACCTCAGCTGCATGTCTTGAGTTCAAATGTAGTGGCATGTTATTTGATCAAGCAGAGGTGGACAGATCCCTTATATCAGTGATTCCACAAGGAAACTGCCGGAAGATTGGTATCAATGGACTTCTACAGGAGTATCTCATTAAACATCCCCCAGTTGCTCAGAACAATGAGTCGCATGCATTCACCATGTTAGCCCCTGTAGATCCATTAGGACACAACTATGGCATCTACACAGTCACAGACCAGAACCCCAGAGTTGCCAAAGAAATTGCTATTGGCCGTTGCTTTGATGGCACCTCAGATGGCTTTTCCAGAGAGATGAAGTCAGACTTTGGTGTGGCACTGACCTTTAGTTGtccagagagaaaaataaacagggaaagccTCTTCCAGCGTCTGCAGACCAACCCGGGTCAAACACTGTCTCAGATGGCAAGAGACATGAGGGAAATGGAAGGCCTACAGGGGCAGAGATCATCAACCCAGGTTGTGGCTTTTCCTGCAGAGCAGCGGGGAAGGACCCAAAGTCGGAGAGCTAGTTCTGCAAACAGAAGGAGAGCATCCATGCGAGCACAGCAGCGCCAATAG
- the si:ch211-212d10.2 gene encoding Rieske domain-containing protein, which yields MASGSEDDGGNTMGASWRHIGPASELSKKPCRLMYSPVGRDSDVCLFYVNGQFFAMDARCAHSGGPLCEGDIEEADGVLQVFCPWHDYGYDLKTGKSSTSLEQQVYEVKLVDGDVYVKHATHLSLRPFPANQKN from the exons ATGGCTTCTGGCTCGGAGGATGACGGAGGGAACACGATGGGCGCTTCGTGGAGACACATAGGGCCGGCCTCGGAGCTTTCCAAGAAGCCCTGCCGTCTAATGTACTCCCCTGTCGGCCGCGACAGCGATGTCTGCCTCTTTTATGTCAATGGGCAGTTTTTTGCCATGGACGCCCGCTGTGCTCACTCcg GTGGTCCTCTGTGTGAGGGGGACAtagaggaggctgatggagtcTTGCAGGTCTTCTGCCCCTGGCATGACTACGGCTATGATCTCAAAACTGGGAAGTCAAGCACATCATTAGAG CAACAAGTTTATGAAGTAAAGCTGGTGGATGGCGACGTGTACGTCAAGCACGCAACTCATCTCTCCCTCAGGCCGTTTCCAGCAAATCAGAAAAACTGA